A genome region from Chlorobaculum tepidum TLS includes the following:
- a CDS encoding DNA-directed RNA polymerase subunit omega yields MSVKPVDLNKLRSTHENLYETVVAISKKAREIQEEERAELEERLLPYKEMIRNPASESESEKVFPEQIAISVAFECREKPTQQALAQYLDHQYDYVLEKSPETKVAQNEDEDESDRD; encoded by the coding sequence ATGTCGGTCAAACCTGTCGATTTGAACAAGCTGAGAAGTACGCATGAAAATCTCTACGAAACCGTTGTAGCCATTTCAAAGAAAGCGAGGGAGATTCAGGAGGAGGAGCGGGCTGAACTCGAAGAGCGCCTGCTGCCCTACAAGGAGATGATCCGGAACCCCGCGTCGGAGTCCGAATCGGAGAAGGTGTTTCCTGAGCAGATTGCCATCAGCGTGGCGTTCGAGTGCCGCGAAAAGCCTACACAGCAGGCGCTGGCGCAGTATCTCGATCACCAGTACGATTATGTGCTCGAAAAGAGTCCCGAAACGAAAGTAGCGCAGAACGAGGATGAAGATGAATCTGACAGGGATTAA
- a CDS encoding VOC family protein, with product MNLTGINQITLRVNDVRLSEEFYAGILGFRVDYRAGANISYLRINSDMLVLVKAETPGTADARDIRVDHFGFRLASDAEVDEAAVYLDDRGVHLVTRPAHRREGRAFFVMDPDGNLIEFYSMNATGLQPLAENIDTRTASDIASDSRRELAAGRDLKKTRRSRK from the coding sequence ATGAATCTGACAGGGATTAACCAGATCACGCTCCGGGTCAACGACGTACGGTTGTCCGAAGAGTTCTATGCCGGAATTCTCGGCTTCCGGGTCGATTACCGCGCCGGGGCGAACATCTCCTACCTCCGGATCAATTCCGACATGCTTGTGCTGGTCAAGGCGGAAACGCCGGGGACCGCCGATGCGCGCGACATCCGCGTGGATCACTTCGGATTCAGGCTGGCCTCTGACGCCGAGGTCGATGAGGCCGCCGTCTATCTCGATGACCGCGGCGTGCACCTGGTGACCCGGCCCGCGCATCGCCGCGAAGGACGCGCCTTTTTCGTGATGGATCCGGATGGCAACCTGATCGAATTTTATTCGATGAATGCCACCGGCCTTCAGCCCCTGGCGGAAAACATTGATACCCGTACGGCCAGCGATATTGCCTCAGACTCCCGCCGGGAGCTTGCCGCTGGCCGCGATCTCAAAAAAACGAGACGCTCACGAAAGTAA